From the Vibrio alginolyticus NBRC 15630 = ATCC 17749 genome, one window contains:
- the queD gene encoding 6-carboxytetrahydropterin synthase QueD: MFEAAHHLPHVPEGHKCGRLHGHSFLVRLYVEGEVDPHTGWVVDFAEIKAAFKPIYNRLDHYYLNDIEGLENPTSEVLAKWIWQQLKPSLPLLSKVEIKETCTAGCIYKGE; encoded by the coding sequence ATGTTCGAAGCAGCACACCATTTGCCACACGTACCAGAAGGTCACAAGTGTGGTCGTTTGCACGGACACTCTTTCCTTGTTCGTCTTTATGTAGAAGGTGAAGTTGATCCACATACAGGTTGGGTAGTGGATTTTGCAGAGATCAAAGCTGCATTTAAACCAATTTACAATCGCTTAGACCATTACTACCTAAACGACATTGAAGGGTTAGAGAACCCGACTAGCGAAGTGTTAGCAAAATGGATTTGGCAGCAGCTTAAGCCAAGCTTACCACTGCTAAGTAAAGTCGAAATCAAAGAAACGTGCACAGCGGGTTGTATTTACAAAGGCGAATAA
- a CDS encoding GNAT family N-acetyltransferase, which produces MIAIKPTKLKDFSSLMQLDVQEEQKGFFTPFEMAYQKRSKSEAFFTIYSDDLLVGYLVIDKGFSQHAPFAKRYELELKYLMIDQRFQRQGVGSEALRKLFLYAYTINPKSTSLCATVPQSQQYAISFLDACGFINTEETTLGDNEKEWILRHPLS; this is translated from the coding sequence ATGATTGCGATTAAACCCACCAAACTGAAAGATTTTTCAAGTTTGATGCAATTGGATGTGCAAGAAGAGCAAAAAGGATTTTTTACACCGTTTGAAATGGCTTATCAAAAACGTAGTAAGTCAGAGGCGTTCTTTACGATTTATTCTGATGATCTATTAGTAGGCTACCTTGTTATCGATAAAGGTTTCTCCCAACATGCGCCGTTTGCTAAACGATACGAACTGGAGCTTAAGTACTTGATGATTGATCAACGTTTCCAACGTCAAGGGGTTGGGAGTGAGGCATTGCGTAAACTGTTCCTTTATGCATATACCATTAACCCTAAAAGCACCTCTCTTTGCGCCACTGTCCCACAAAGTCAGCAATACGCTATCAGTTTTCTTGATGCGTGCGGATTCATTAATACAGAGGAAACAACATTGGGTGATAATGAAAAAGAATGGATTCTACGACACCCATTAAGCTAG
- a CDS encoding CoA pyrophosphatase, with protein MVIDKTHLLQNFQFRLPTGYHKESLARLKWMKEKSLRDAAVLIGFVERDDGLQVILTKRAAHLRHHPGQISFPGGKYEQEDIQLVNTALRETKEEVGIEDEHIHVFGQLPTLPTISQFNVTPFLAFVSPEYKTHIDPNEVESVFEVPANHILNPKKLYSTKFDLKRSSHRVFAIPYRQHFIWGMTAQIIESMQKHIISH; from the coding sequence TTGGTTATCGACAAAACTCATTTACTACAGAACTTTCAATTTCGGCTTCCAACGGGCTACCACAAAGAGTCCCTTGCACGACTGAAATGGATGAAAGAAAAGTCCCTGAGAGATGCGGCAGTCTTAATCGGTTTTGTGGAACGCGATGACGGGTTACAAGTCATTCTGACTAAGCGCGCAGCCCACTTACGCCATCATCCGGGACAAATCAGCTTTCCCGGTGGCAAATATGAGCAGGAAGATATTCAGCTCGTGAATACCGCTTTAAGGGAAACCAAAGAAGAAGTTGGGATAGAAGATGAGCATATTCATGTGTTTGGTCAACTGCCTACACTACCAACGATTAGTCAGTTTAATGTGACGCCTTTTTTGGCTTTTGTTTCTCCGGAATATAAAACGCATATTGACCCAAATGAAGTAGAGTCAGTTTTTGAGGTTCCTGCCAACCATATTCTGAACCCCAAAAAATTGTATAGCACCAAATTTGACCTAAAAAGAAGCAGTCATCGTGTATTTGCTATCCCATATAGACAGCATTTCATCTGGGGCATGACGGCACAAATTATCGAATCAATGCAAAAACATATTATTTCACATTAA
- a CDS encoding L-serine ammonia-lyase has product MISVFDIYKIGVGPSSSHTVGPMKAGKEFIDDLRAMGKLRDITKITVDVYGSLSLTGKGHHTDIAIIMGLAGNTPEKVDIDSIPGFIARVEETERLPVGMHCHTVSFPREGGMNFHKTNLELHENGMQIHAWIDDEKAYSKTYYSIGGGFIVDEENFGKEAENPVKVPYPFTTAEELVNQCHESGLSISALTMKNEHALHSDEETRTYFANIWRTMRECMDRGMNEEGILPGPLRVPRRAAALRQQLLTSEKTTNDPMSVVDWVNMFAFAVNEENAAGGRVVTAPTNGACGIIPAVLAYYDKFIQTVTEKDYIRYFAASGAIGGLYKRNASISGAEVGCQGEVGVACSMAAAGLAELMGGSPEQVCMAAEIAMEHNLGLTCDPVAGQVQVPCIERNGIAAVKAINSTRMALRRSSAPTVSLDKVIETMLETGKDMNAKYRETSQGGLAIKVIC; this is encoded by the coding sequence ATGATTAGTGTTTTTGATATCTATAAAATCGGTGTTGGACCTTCAAGCTCACACACTGTAGGCCCAATGAAAGCGGGTAAAGAGTTTATTGATGATCTTCGTGCAATGGGAAAACTGCGCGACATCACTAAAATCACCGTTGACGTTTATGGATCACTATCACTGACAGGGAAAGGTCACCACACAGATATTGCTATCATCATGGGTCTTGCAGGCAACACTCCTGAGAAAGTTGATATCGATTCTATCCCGGGCTTTATCGCTCGTGTAGAAGAAACTGAACGCCTTCCTGTTGGCATGCACTGTCACACAGTATCGTTCCCACGTGAAGGTGGAATGAACTTCCACAAAACAAACCTAGAGCTACACGAAAACGGCATGCAGATCCACGCTTGGATTGATGACGAAAAGGCGTACTCAAAAACTTACTACTCTATCGGCGGTGGTTTCATCGTTGATGAAGAAAATTTCGGTAAAGAAGCTGAAAACCCAGTAAAAGTACCTTACCCGTTTACAACGGCAGAGGAACTGGTTAACCAATGCCACGAAAGTGGATTGTCCATCAGCGCACTAACCATGAAGAATGAGCATGCGCTTCATTCAGATGAAGAAACTCGTACTTATTTCGCAAACATCTGGCGCACAATGCGCGAGTGTATGGATCGCGGTATGAATGAAGAAGGTATTTTGCCTGGTCCACTGCGTGTGCCTCGCCGTGCAGCAGCACTTCGCCAGCAGCTACTTACTTCAGAAAAGACAACAAACGACCCAATGTCTGTTGTTGATTGGGTAAACATGTTTGCTTTCGCAGTAAACGAAGAGAACGCAGCAGGTGGCCGCGTTGTTACAGCACCAACTAACGGTGCGTGTGGCATCATCCCTGCGGTACTGGCTTACTACGATAAGTTCATCCAAACTGTGACTGAAAAAGATTACATCCGTTACTTTGCAGCTTCTGGCGCAATCGGTGGTCTTTACAAGCGTAACGCGTCGATCTCTGGTGCAGAGGTTGGCTGTCAGGGTGAAGTTGGCGTGGCATGTTCTATGGCAGCAGCAGGCCTTGCTGAGCTTATGGGTGGTAGCCCAGAGCAAGTATGTATGGCAGCAGAAATCGCAATGGAGCACAACTTAGGTCTAACGTGTGACCCAGTTGCAGGTCAGGTTCAGGTTCCATGTATCGAGCGTAACGGTATTGCGGCAGTAAAAGCAATCAACTCTACTCGTATGGCACTACGTCGCTCTTCAGCTCCAACTGTTTCTCTAGATAAGGTTATCGAAACCATGCTAGAAACAGGTAAAGACATGAACGCGAAATACCGCGAAACATCTCAAGGTGGTCTAGCAATCAAAGTGATTTGCTAA
- a CDS encoding aromatic amino acid transport family protein, which produces MNTTTSAVSTAQSSSKFSYKDFTWCLSLFGTAVGAGVLFLPIKAGAGGFWPLVILALIAAPMTWFAHKSLARFVLSAKNPEADITDTVEEHFGKTGANLITFAYFFAIYPIVLIYGVGITNTVDSFLVNQMGMESIPRWLLSGALIAAMTAGVVFGKELMLKATSAMVYPLVFILLALSVYLIPGWNTSMMEVSPDWGAMPAIVWLAIPVIVFSFNHSPIISQFSKEQRRVYGDDAVKKTDAITGGAAMMLMGFVMFFVFSVVLSLSPEQLATAQEQNISVLSYLANVHESPLISYMGPLVAFAAITSSYFGHFLGAHEGLVGLVKSRSKSPVSKIEKMSLIFIVITTWIVAIVNPSILGMIETMGAPMIAAILFLMPIFAMQKVPAMAKYKTSAPVQIFTAICGLAAISSVIYGAL; this is translated from the coding sequence ATGAATACAACTACTTCTGCGGTTTCTACCGCACAATCGTCTAGTAAGTTTTCTTACAAAGACTTTACCTGGTGTCTGTCCCTTTTTGGTACGGCAGTAGGTGCAGGTGTACTGTTCCTTCCTATTAAAGCAGGTGCAGGTGGCTTCTGGCCATTAGTAATCCTAGCCCTAATCGCAGCACCAATGACTTGGTTCGCACACAAATCTTTAGCTCGTTTCGTTCTTTCTGCGAAAAACCCTGAAGCGGACATCACCGACACAGTAGAAGAGCACTTTGGTAAGACTGGCGCAAACCTTATTACGTTCGCTTACTTCTTCGCTATCTACCCAATCGTACTTATCTACGGTGTTGGTATCACAAACACAGTTGACTCTTTCCTAGTTAACCAAATGGGCATGGAATCTATTCCTCGCTGGCTACTTTCTGGTGCACTTATTGCTGCAATGACAGCAGGCGTAGTATTCGGTAAAGAGCTTATGCTGAAAGCAACTTCAGCAATGGTTTACCCTCTCGTGTTCATCCTACTAGCACTGTCTGTATACCTAATTCCTGGTTGGAACACTTCAATGATGGAAGTGTCACCTGACTGGGGTGCAATGCCAGCTATCGTTTGGCTAGCAATCCCTGTTATTGTGTTCTCTTTCAACCACAGCCCAATCATTTCTCAGTTCTCTAAAGAGCAACGTCGTGTATATGGTGATGACGCAGTTAAGAAAACTGACGCTATCACTGGTGGCGCAGCAATGATGCTGATGGGCTTTGTTATGTTCTTCGTTTTCTCTGTTGTACTTTCTCTGTCTCCAGAGCAACTAGCAACAGCGCAAGAGCAAAACATCTCTGTTCTTTCTTACCTAGCAAACGTGCATGAATCTCCACTGATCTCTTACATGGGTCCATTGGTTGCTTTCGCAGCGATCACCTCTAGCTACTTTGGCCACTTCTTGGGTGCGCACGAAGGTCTAGTTGGTCTAGTGAAATCTCGTTCAAAATCACCAGTAAGTAAGATCGAGAAGATGTCTCTAATCTTCATTGTAATCACAACTTGGATCGTTGCTATCGTTAACCCAAGCATCCTAGGTATGATTGAAACAATGGGTGCACCGATGATTGCGGCAATCCTATTCTTGATGCCAATCTTCGCAATGCAAAAAGTTCCTGCGATGGCTAAGTACAAAACTTCAGCACCTGTGCAAATTTTCACAGCAATCTGTGGTCTTGCTGCAATTAGTTCTGTAATCTACGGCGCTCTTTAA
- a CDS encoding heme NO-binding domain-containing protein, with protein MKGIIFTEFMELVEEKFGLDVLDQVLDLSNDEGVYTAVGSYDHKDLVKLIVNLSKVSGVPPEQLQEVFGECVFLNLLRSIPSHASLQQCETTFQFVRHVEDFIHVEVKKLYPDANPPQFDFISENQSQLVFDYHSARCMSHVCLGLIKGCAAHFGEVVHIKHQNQSEDGSKVRFWLEAQ; from the coding sequence ATGAAAGGGATTATTTTCACCGAGTTCATGGAGTTAGTAGAAGAGAAATTCGGTCTTGATGTGTTAGACCAAGTTCTCGACCTTTCTAACGATGAAGGTGTTTACACCGCTGTTGGTAGTTACGATCACAAAGATTTGGTTAAGTTGATCGTGAATCTCAGTAAAGTATCTGGTGTTCCCCCCGAGCAACTGCAAGAAGTGTTTGGAGAGTGCGTTTTTTTGAATTTACTTCGCTCCATTCCTAGTCACGCTAGTTTGCAACAGTGTGAAACGACGTTTCAATTTGTTCGCCATGTTGAAGACTTTATTCATGTCGAAGTTAAGAAGCTCTATCCTGATGCTAACCCTCCGCAATTTGATTTCATTAGTGAAAACCAATCCCAATTGGTATTTGACTACCACAGCGCAAGATGTATGTCTCACGTATGCTTAGGGTTGATAAAAGGTTGTGCTGCACATTTTGGTGAGGTAGTTCATATCAAACATCAAAATCAGTCAGAAGATGGTAGCAAAGTACGTTTTTGGTTAGAGGCTCAATAA
- the tpdA gene encoding cyclic di-GMP phosphodiesterase TpdA, with protein MIRFEIGNQICVCLSENEISLELNQSLHHSIPVNPNEYAILSTIATYGSLNTPISQRLIESKITQQYKMTLPENGFKNAVAALRKKFRKLTEEHLTTNKNIIENIHRTGYFIPFTMQNNHQNGIEHQQKINQYTTNSLRKALRICLRNKKIYSEAMWVVLITAIIFFAICYYAINSIVKHNYLDNAFEIAENLSRRSCFANESELKSLFDNVKLVESSMMLDRFNIRCLVTPETVVPVSKKAFEEWSNNNNYTTQSFDLNNATVLVRVKNINLSDNVENHISRFFLSGMKLSTNTGTSLEIGNTNERFFNYHVKNSGYKEVYYISGPFQSIILLSLLFLIILRHRSLQAFMAYLCAIRQFKIKLEPIYNTSAQKIVHYEALSRFKVKNTQRFIETLIRNGLLLTHTLLVIDSIYTKQKALPIPISINVCPSLLRGRNFSILYRELSNRDCRLLTIEITENASMYYTSEIYGNVAKLKALDCKISIDDFGTGNNNVALISKLNPDYLKIDREFVIGLKSDDKKIETLRQLIAMGNTYRCTVIVEGVETADSAHLLTTLGAYIHQGYYYPLHC; from the coding sequence ATGATTAGGTTTGAAATTGGAAACCAAATCTGCGTTTGCTTGTCCGAAAACGAAATATCTCTAGAGCTCAATCAGTCACTCCACCACTCCATTCCTGTCAACCCAAATGAGTACGCCATTCTGTCAACTATCGCCACATACGGCAGTTTAAATACGCCGATTAGTCAGCGGTTAATAGAAAGCAAAATCACTCAACAATACAAAATGACACTGCCTGAAAATGGCTTTAAAAACGCGGTGGCCGCTCTAAGAAAGAAATTTCGCAAGCTCACGGAAGAACATTTAACCACTAACAAAAACATTATCGAAAACATTCACCGGACCGGATACTTCATCCCTTTTACTATGCAAAACAACCATCAGAATGGCATCGAACATCAACAGAAGATCAATCAATACACAACCAATAGTCTTCGCAAAGCGCTTCGTATTTGCCTGCGTAATAAAAAGATCTATTCAGAAGCAATGTGGGTTGTGTTGATCACTGCGATCATTTTCTTTGCTATCTGTTACTACGCGATAAACAGCATCGTTAAACATAATTATCTGGATAACGCCTTCGAAATTGCAGAGAACCTTTCCCGTAGGAGTTGCTTTGCTAATGAAAGCGAACTGAAGTCACTATTTGATAATGTGAAGTTGGTGGAATCGAGCATGATGCTAGATCGTTTCAATATTCGATGCTTAGTCACTCCAGAAACCGTTGTCCCTGTCAGCAAAAAAGCCTTTGAAGAGTGGAGTAACAATAACAATTACACGACCCAATCATTTGACTTAAATAACGCAACCGTTTTGGTTCGTGTTAAAAACATTAACTTATCCGACAATGTTGAAAATCATATTTCACGTTTTTTTCTTTCCGGTATGAAGCTATCAACGAATACCGGAACGTCGTTAGAGATTGGTAACACCAATGAACGCTTCTTCAATTATCACGTAAAGAATAGTGGCTATAAAGAGGTGTATTACATCTCTGGACCGTTTCAAAGTATCATTCTACTGAGCTTACTTTTTCTCATTATACTGCGTCACCGCTCCCTACAAGCCTTTATGGCTTACTTGTGCGCAATTCGACAATTCAAAATAAAACTGGAGCCGATTTATAACACTTCGGCACAAAAGATTGTGCACTACGAAGCCCTCTCCCGGTTTAAGGTAAAAAATACGCAACGGTTTATTGAAACACTGATCCGCAATGGATTGCTGCTAACTCATACCTTACTGGTGATTGATTCCATCTACACCAAACAAAAAGCGTTGCCCATCCCTATCAGCATTAACGTTTGTCCTTCTTTGCTGCGAGGGCGTAACTTTTCAATCCTATATAGAGAGCTATCTAATCGGGATTGCCGTTTGCTGACAATCGAAATCACAGAAAATGCATCGATGTATTATACCTCTGAGATTTATGGCAATGTCGCGAAACTAAAAGCACTGGATTGTAAAATCAGTATTGATGACTTTGGCACCGGCAATAATAATGTGGCGCTTATCAGCAAGCTGAATCCTGACTACCTCAAAATCGACCGAGAATTTGTTATTGGCCTAAAATCTGATGATAAAAAGATAGAAACCTTGCGTCAGTTAATTGCTATGGGCAATACGTATCGCTGCACGGTCATTGTTGAAGGCGTAGAAACGGCAGACAGTGCTCACTTACTCACAACATTGGGCGCCTATATTCACCAAGGTTATTATTACCCTCTTCATTGCTAG